The Thermothelomyces thermophilus ATCC 42464 chromosome 4, complete sequence region TTTGGCGGCCTGTATACTAGCTGGTTCCTGGATTTGGTTAGTCAGAGGCATCGTATATAGGAGAGTAGGTttaactaggcttatagtAGTGGTTGTATCTTCGAGTATAGGGAGTTGGCTAGTAAAATTAGATATAGATTTGGACGTATACCTGTCCGGCTATATTGGCATGTCTAAGGGTTTTGGCCCTACTTGTTAggagacaggtggtagtcctAAACTAATTAGTTAGCATTAACTACTAGGTAAATAGGTCTTAGACTAGGTAatagaggttaaagttacttataagaactagggaaGTTCTTAATAATATTCTTATTATATCTTACTATTTAGATATTTATTTAAAGTAAAGGGATATAGTTACTTACCTAAGTAAATAGTCTCTTTTAGCGTTTAAACACTTGTAATTAGTGATAAGATTATAAATTTAAACTAGTAATAGGTACTACTTGCTATAGCTTAGTACCTATAATTAGTATAGCTCTAGAAGGCTAtaaataggtataatattatagtagtacttatactataggtagtactcctagactaactattatagtctaTAGAAGTAGGTAATTATAGTGTTAATTGTTCTAAGTACCAGAGGCACTTAGAGATCCTATCTAAATATATGTTAACACTCTAGCTTCTTAtccctattagtaggttagtcAGATCTGACCTATAGACAGTCAAATCCTGTAACACTATTTTTGTTTCATCGTAATATTTTCAAATTTCCATTAGTACTCCCCGCTCTGAAGAGTCTCCTTTTGAACAGGAAGCGAGCTGGCTTGCATGCAATGACATCCCAATGTCCTGTCTGAAGGCCCCCTCGGCGCTAAGTAATTATATACTCGAGAATCATAAACGCTCAGCCGCGAAAACAAATCCGCCCACCATAACGCACTCTTTTCTCCCAACTCCGACACCAACACCAGATACACCGACCTCAAGACAACTCATGCAATTCGCCATCCCCCCTTTGCGTGGGCAACTCCACGGGCTGCATCTGCATCGGcagcttctgctgctgctgctgctgctgctgctgctgctgtggaCCAGGGTACGGCATATATCCGCCATtttgcggcggcggaggcgtcGGGGCACCCATGCCCACCGGCGGAGGGGGCGTGCCGATTCCGTTGTGCTGCGGGGGAGGGGTGCCCATGCCGTTCATGCCCATGCCCATTCCCATGCCTATGCCCATGCCCATCCCTTGCTGTTGAGGGGGGGGCATGGCGTATATCTGCTGGGGGTATTGGTAGTTCGGCGGCGGGCTGCCGGTCGGGGGCGTGTTCATCGGCGGGATGTTCTGCATCGGGTGGACGGAGCCGGGGTGGCTGGAGGGGTTCTGGAGCGGGTCGTATGGATCATAGACGGGGGCGTTCATGGCCGAGTGAGGCGAGGCCGGCGGGGGTCCATAGGCGGATGCGCCGTGAGGACCGCCAGGGGGTCCTCCCATGTAGCCGGTGGGCCCGCCTGGGGGACCGCCGGGCGCAGCTGCCATGCCCACCGGGGCCGGGCCGTTGCTGTCCTTGCGCCGGATGAGCAAGAAGGCGCCGAGGCCAATGAGAGCGAGGGCCGCTTGGGGTTCGTTAGCTTCGGTGGTGTTCTCCTAGAGTTTCTGCGGAGCGCATCTCGGCCAACTACTCACCGACACCGCCGATGACACCGCCGACAATGGGGCCGACGGGCGTGGATGATCCGGAATCGGAATCGGCACCGTCGCTGGTTTCAGCAGGAGAGTCACCGCCGTCCGTGGCCGTGGGCGAGGAGTCAGAGGTGGTCGACTCAGCTGTCGACTCGGCCGACTCAGCTGTCGACTCGGCCGACGATTGGGACGTCTCGGAGGACGACGTGGTGCTGGAACTCGAAGAGCTCGTCGTGGCCCGAAAGAATATGGTGTACGTTGTCGACACGCTGTCGCAAGTGTGGATGGTGTAGCCGGCAATAGAACCAGTGCGGTCGCCGTAGGAAAACACGGCACAGGACGGCAGGTTGGAGTTTGAACTGGGCACCTAATGTCAGcatccccttccccccttccaGCGGATGAGTCGACCTCGGAGAAATAGGCTCGGGAGTACCAATACAACGTCCTCTCCCTGTCATATGTCTTGGTCGCCTTTGACGATGCATAGGGCAGGCAGGCGGCGTAGACTTCGCAGGACGTGGTGAGGCAGCAGCCGACGGCGGACACCCTCGTGTCGTAGAGACATTGTGCGTCTGGATGGGCGCAGATGTAGTCGGAATCTGCAAAAGGGTCAGAATCGGGTCAGGACCGGGGCGGCGTAGTGGCATCGGTAGGTACTGACGTGGGTTTCCGTCGACATAGCCGCATGTCTGGGTATCGCGCTTTTGCAAATCCCGGGGAAGGATGGGGAGGGCGGTTACAGCGAGGGGAGAGACGTCAATGCCGCCCTCTCTCAGCTGGGGAGCCGGCGTCTGGGCGGCACTGCGAGCAAAGAGTTGCTCACGGGCCATGCCGCTCACGGCGGAAAGCGagacggcggcagcggccagCCATCCGAGACTCTTGACGGCCATGGTCGACTTGTTCTTGCGGCCGCCGTTACGAGCCTCGACGGTCGCGTCACGGTGAAGGAGAGGAGCGGAAGGAAGGGAAAAATGAAAATTGTCGAAAACGAACGGTCGAGGTCGCGGGTGCACTTTGACTTCATGGCGAACAGGGCCCCTCCCAGATCAGGCGCACTTTCTTCCCTTTGCGATGGCACCCTTCGGCCCATGGAGCGCCCAACCCCCGTCTCTGCATCGCACACCTTGCCGTTTCGCGGTATGCCAAGAATCGAGAAATCGACGATCACTGGCCCTCTTCCCGACGCGCTAGCACTTTTGGCTTCAGCCGCGGTGTAGTGTAGCCAAACCCTCCAAGCACCCTGCAAGCAGCTCAATCTGTGGCAGAGCAACAACGCGAGTGCGAAAAGGCCCTTGGGGTTAATGCACGGCCGGGCCATGCGAGCGAGCGGCGCCACAGATGCAGGTCGAGATCAGGGACGGAGGCCGCGGTTTTTCCAGTTCACCAGTCTCAATCCGAGTCAGGGCAGCCACGAGTTCTCATGTCTCGCACATGCCGACTTCTGAACAATCTGAGCGTCCTAAGCGGACCCCGGACGCCTCTGGTTGCTTTTCATAGGCCGACAGCGTTGCGTTTCATGTGGGTCATTTCCACCGCCCCGCTCCCCCGgttcttttcttctctttctgactgggagggagagagaggaacCTATAAGAAATCATCAACCGGCAGGCCTAGGCGAGGTGAGTCGTCTGTTAAACCGGACCATCTTCCCTCCGCTGACGATCCCACCAACCACAAACAAAAGTGTTATTTCATTCATATCCTCGGTTTCTGTTGCATCGCGGCTGGGCAGCATTTTCCCCATCAGTCCGATGAACAATTCGGTACGGCGGAGGGAAAGAATTCGTGACGAGGTAAAAAACAGTTGCGCGAAGAGGAATGGCCCTAGACCCTGGAAAATCGCATTCTCTCGGACCTGCCTGTTGCAGCCAGATTAAAGTTTTTCTCAAGGCCCCGATAAGCACTCTTCGCGTGGCTCCAAGCCTCACGTGCGCTTTGACACTAACTAGCCGACATGGGCAAGCTCTGACACAGCCAATCCTTTCTGGGCGACTCCGTAGTTACTGATTAACGTCGGAGGGTGTTCCGCTGCATGAAATTCAACTAACGCAGTCGTGTCCAGAGGTTgttactgtacggattacacacaGAGGGCTGTGCTGCCATACACCATCTGAATATATCGACTGCGGCGTTGCTGGGCTGCCTCCACGATTAGGTTGTTACACATTACTGTACTCCCCACCTCACGGGATTACCGAGGTGAAGGTTGCTGCTGAGGAGAATTGGCGTTGCCGGTTGAGGGATTCATTTGCATCGTGTTTAGTACTAGTGTGTGATAACTATGTatatatgtactgtactgtagtgtatgtacagtaccgtGCTACTAAGTATAGTACTGCGCACCTCACAAACCTATACGATCAACCGATTATCGGGGCGATCTGACCGCCAGTTGGACAACCCGAATGCGCAGCACCAATGTAAATTACTGTGAAGATCGAAGCTTGGCTGTCGAGGGGCTAAACTACAGGGTCATTCCTCGAGACATGAAGCTGATCAGTTTACTACTTTCTTCTTTTGCGACGCGAAGTCGCATTATCCCACTACATATTTCTCATATCTCATAAACAATGAGTAATCCGCAAAGTGCAAATACCTTCACTTCCCACCGGCACAAGGCCAAGAGGCCGCCCTCAGCTCTACCTGGTAAAGATACTGCGTGGACtgtaagactagaaactataGTCGATCACGTCACGGTTTCTAAACAACGGATGTCTAGCTACAGACAGTGTAACTCCCTCTCCCTGCTGGAAGTTGGAATAGGTACCTAGGTGAATCATTTTTTGGTGTCGCCCGTACATTCCCCCCAGGATGGCGAATTGTCGTAATTAGACGGAAGCTTGGAGTTTGGCGCTGCGCAACGGGAATCTCCTCTGCATTGTCGCCGCTGGGTAGGTTCTTGAGAACGAAAAACGTTAAAGTCGTGTCTCTGCGTCTCGTCCTTCCCCGACCACACTCTGCCTCAGCCCTTTACTCTACAAGTCCCTTCTATTAACTTTTCAGTCGGAGGCGGCAGATTCCCCAACACGACGTCCTCGCTTTACCTGTGACTCCCTTTCCCAGCATAGGCTTAGTTAATCTCTAGACAGATCAGTATAATACCAAGGGGCTAGCGGGCCAGCGGTGGCAGCTATATCTCTTGAGGTGCGAATAGTCGTGGGCTTAGACGTTCTTCTTACCATCtaagtactactagacttcCGCTTTCAGCctcttaaaaaaaaaaaaaaaaccgatGATTGGAGCCTCTCTTGTCAACCTATCTCCGAATGATGTTCTACTATTCCGCCGCGAATGCCTTTAGAGCATGCCTTGGTATTTCTTGATCGGAAACGCAAGCTTGATAGGTACCTTAGTTAGACGAAGGATGTATACAGTTAGACGGAGGAAATCTTAATGATGTCCATCACCTACTACAGACATTTATCTAGCTGGAAACGATGGGGCCACCCATCCCGAAAAGAGACCATGCCATCCGTTTGGAGTGCCATCCGACGGAGTCCCGTCGGGGAGCCAAGCCTTTGCAGCCTGGCCATCCATGCAACATGAGCGCTTTCGTTCAGAATCCACCACGCCCAACCCGACGAACCCCTCTTCAAGACTCTGTCCTCCCTTCATCAGGCGTCGCTACAATCAGCCATATTTCCTGGGACGAGCCGCATCAACATGTTAGAGTCCGCAAAGCTGTTGTCAAAACAATGAGTGCAATCCGAGGCTTACATGATCCCGATTTCATCTCCAGTGCAACAGCTGCTTCGGATCGAAGTGCCGCGGCATGTTGCCGAAGGATTGTGACTGCCTGTAACCTTGGCAAGGCCAGAAGTGGTTGGAGTGAGGCCGCTTTATTGGCACCTAGGGTCCTTGGCAGATGTCGGATTCGTATTAATTCTTGGCCTCGACAGCTACACTCTCTACAAACAAGTACAGGCTGTTGCCAGCGTCGTTCACGCTCGCACTGGACATACATATTAGATAGGTACATAATTACATCCTGGGGCTTTAGCACACCCATCCTCCCAGTTCAGTGACTGCCATTCATGTCGCTATTGGGGCTTTTGTATGATTAATATTTACCGGATGGTACCCCCGGTTTCTCATCTCTCAATTCCGGCTCATGCTTGAGGCTGTCGACAACGATGTCGAGTCCTCGGTATGTTTCACTGTGGCCGGTACAGGTACAGGTTTGTTGGCTGAAGAGCCAGGTGATTCCGCAGCATTCAGTTCCAAACATACTTtagctattaggtctagTTAGCTTTCCATCGTTTCACTGACAAGAGCAGTGAGCAAGAGAATATGAACCGCATTGGAGACTGTGGTTGCGCGCACTTGGAAGTTCGACACTGCCATGATGTGGTTGTTGATAAGGACTTTTCAAGAACACAGGTGCCGATGGGGGGTGGGTTGTGGCAACCTGGAAGCTTGGAGGAGGCGGTGCTCATTCAACCTTTTGCGCCAAAGCGCGCAGACTGGTTAGCAAGGTCGTCAACAAGGTAGCAGGTTGCAGACCGAACAGTGCCATCTGAATGCCGTAATTAATCACGGGACTAGGGCATCTTCGCACCAGGCGGCGAGGCAAGGGATGCCTCGATCGCGTGATTCGGGCACTGAGGCGTTAGAGTCGCCGGGGCATATATGACAACTAACGGCCACTGAGAGACGAGTCGAGAATCCAAAACCTGGGGGAAATGTGACTCAGGTGTGCCAGAGCTGTTCTTATTCAGGTGCCTAAACGGTTAGGCTGAATGTACAGTATTACATACGGCTGCTGCGATTCGACCATTGAACTATTAATTAATACCAAAGCGTGACTGCCGAAAATCATCATTCACACAATGTGTTTGCGCGCCACTCGGTCCTTTTTATCTTCATTACAGGTAACTCCGCAGGCTACTCGTTTCCATCGTAAAAGCCTACAGCCCACCATCTGCTCCGTGGTATCTCGAGGGCTCAACTCCTCCATCCGTTTCAATGCGCCCCCACCCCCCACGATTTCGGAACTTGGACCGCCCAAGTTCGGTTGCGAAAGTCTGAACCCTCATGAACCTAGACACAGCGCGACAGCGCATCGACATCGAAATGGGAACGGCCCGTGATCCTGCTTCTGGTGATTCTTGTTGTTTTACTTGGTAATTATATTTGCGGTCTCTGGATGGGTTTTGTACTGGCGAACATTGCCCGGCACGAGCTTGATGGGGGAGATCAACGGCCTAATCCCTGAATGCAAGGGCGCTCTGTTTTCTCTCTCTAACTACGTTTCCTTTTCCTGAAACGCTGACCCTTTGCTAGTCCCTGTTGTGCCGGTATTGTTCGAAGACGATCCGTTGTCGACCCCCGATCACGAGACAACCGCCAACGCCAACGCCACATACGAATACTGGGTGTCGTTCATGCCGAGTAAACACACTCTTTCCCAGCAGGTTGTCCCAGAGTGAGCAGGCTAATTAACTCTTGACAGTCGGTAATGGCTTCATGGCCGTGAGCCATGACGACAAACACATCTTGCCGCCGCCCATGGTCGACGGGGATGAGTTCTACTCGATCGCAGTGTTAAGTCCTTCCGGTTGTCGAAATTACGTTGGTATGATGACCTACGTACAAcattccctcctcctctagagcTGCTCCGAGTCCTAGGGACAGGACTCCCATTGTCAAATCGCTCTACCTAATTACCTAATATCCTAATTACCCATTCATTTCAATTCATTAATTAAGCAGCTCGTATCACCACCTCCGCCGTCTCGAGACCCTCGGCGGAAGCCGTGACGGTGATGTCTCCGGAAGCGCCCTTATCCGCCCGAACGATCGCCAGCGCGAGACCGCTGAAGGCCTTCCGGGTAAGGGACGGGAACTCGGTCATGTCGGCCGGGTCTCCGTTGTCGGTCGCGACGATCCGGCCGGGACCGGAGACGGAAAACGCGATGGCGTTGCCGGCCTCGGGCACCGTGTCGCCGTTctcgtcgacgacggccACGGTGACGAACGACAGGTCGCGGCCGTCCCCCCTGATCTCGGCCCGGTCGGCCGTCAGGGTCAGCCCCTTGGCTTTCCCGACCGTCCACCTGGCGTCCCGCGCCCACTCCTCGCCGTCCTTGTACACGACCACGCTGACGTTGCCCGGCTGGTACACGACGTCGTCCCACCGGAACCGGTACTGGCCCCGGCCGCGCTTCTGCCGCCCCGCCGACTTGCCGTTGACGAAcagctcggcctcgtcgcCGGACGAGAAGACGTGCACGGGCGTGACCTGGCCGACGCGGTCGGGCCAGGTCCAGTGCGGCAGCAGGTGGGCCATGGGCAGGTCGGGCCGCCAGCGGGCCTGGTAGAGGTAGAAGCGGTCCTTCCTGAAGCCGGCGAGGTCGATGATGCCGAAGTAGGAGCTCCgcgcgccgtcgtcgccgtcgtagGGGGTCGGCTCGCCCAGGTAGTCCCAGCCGGTCCAGACGAACTCGCCGGCGACGTAGGGGTGCGCGTCGTGCGCGGCGAACACCTTGTCCGGGGACGACCCCCAGCTGGTCGCGTACAGCTCGTACGCGCTCACCCGGTAGTCCCGCCCGTCGCCGCCCTGGCCCGGGCCGTCGCCCACGTCGGCGTGGTTCCCCGACGTCACGGGGAACAGGTAGGTGCCGCGCGTGCTGAGCGCCGACGCGCTCTCGCTGCTCCAGACGACCTTGCCCGGGTATGCGGCGTGGAAGCGGTCGAAGGAGCCGTCGGTCGACGTGCCGAGCCCCTCGCCCTGGTAGTTGAGGCCGATGATGTCGAGCGCGTCGGCCAGCGGGCTGCCGGGCCCCGCCGAGTTCATGGCGCAGGTGGACGGCCGGGTCGGGTCCTCCTCGACGAGGATGCCGTGGAGGGCCTGGGCGGTCGCGCCCGTGGCCGAGCCGGACTGGTTGGGGATCTCGTTGCCGTAGGACCACGCGATGATGGACGGGTGGTTGCGGTCGCGGCGGACAAAGGCGCGCAGGTCGGGCTCGTGCCAGTCCGGAAAGATGGCGTGGAAGTCGTTGGTCGTCTTCCGGTCCGCCCACGTGTCGAAGATCTCGTCCAGCACCAGGAAGCCCATCCGGTCGGCCAGGTCGAGGAACTCCGGGGCCGGGGGGTTGTGGGAGGTGCGGAGCGCGTTGCTCCCCATCTCTCGGAGCGCCTCCAGCTGCCGCTCCAGGGCGCGGGTGTTCAAGGCCGTCCCGAGCGAGCCGAGGTCGCCGTGGTTGCACGTGCCCCAGATCTTGACCGGCTTGCCGTTGACCGACACGCCCTGGTTCGCGTCGAAGGTGACGGAGCGGATACCGAAGGGGGTCTCGTAGGTGTCTATGACGGTGCCGTTGACCGTCAACCTGGTCGTCGCGACGTACAGGTTCGGCTCTTGCTCGGGCGGGGGACCCCAGAGCAGCGGGTTCCTCACCGCTGTCGAGCCGCTGACCGACATCTTCCCCCCGGCCGGCACGGCTACCGTGGCTTTCTCGAACTGCGCCACGACCTCTTCTCCGGGAGTCCCCGTAGCCGGGTCAAGCAGGTGGATTTCCGTTACCACGTCTACCGTCGTGTCGGATGCACCGCCG contains the following coding sequences:
- a CDS encoding glycoside hydrolase family 2 protein (CAZy_ID 268061) translates to MREATGTARLFHRLSTILLTFLLVPRLVGARPYPVHWADDNNGRQRISLNEGWKFSRFTSNPDSLSYDSLKSWILPSANNFIKGDKHQPPSGTPPGSNVQYVQPDFDDRDWESVDLPHDWAIKGPFNAPGVSGGMGRLPSNGVGWYRRTLTRSPEDEDKSIFLDIDGAMSYAAVWLNGRLIGGWPYGYASFRLDLTPYLDGGDNLLAIRLENALDNSRWYPGAGIYRNVWLVKVNPTHVGQYGTYITTSDVSEEKATVHLTVDVENGGASDTTVDVVTEIHLLDPATGTPGEEVVAQFEKATVAVPAGGKMSVSGSTAVRNPLLWGPPPEQEPNLYVATTRLTVNGTVIDTYETPFGIRSVTFDANQGVSVNGKPVKIWGTCNHGDLGSLGTALNTRALERQLEALREMGSNALRTSHNPPAPEFLDLADRMGFLVLDEIFDTWADRKTTNDFHAIFPDWHEPDLRAFVRRDRNHPSIIAWSYGNEIPNQSGSATGATAQALHGILVEEDPTRPSTCAMNSAGPGSPLADALDIIGLNYQGEGLGTSTDGSFDRFHAAYPGKVVWSSESASALSTRGTYLFPVTSGNHADVGDGPGQGGDGRDYRVSAYELYATSWGSSPDKVFAAHDAHPYVAGEFVWTGWDYLGEPTPYDGDDGARSSYFGIIDLAGFRKDRFYLYQARWRPDLPMAHLLPHWTWPDRVGQVTPVHVFSSGDEAELFVNGKSAGRQKRGRGQYRFRWDDVVYQPGNVSVVVYKDGEEWARDARWTVGKAKGLTLTADRAEIRGDGRDLSFVTVAVVDENGDTVPEAGNAIAFSVSGPGRIVATDNGDPADMTEFPSLTRKAFSGLALAIVRADKGASGDITVTASAEGLETAEVVIRAA